The following are from one region of the Methanospirillum hungatei genome:
- a CDS encoding M24 family metallopeptidase, translating to MESRVPAPELQDRMRRFKDRMSNKHPDWEFAVIFGNVNLYYFTGTMQDSMLCIPRDDEPVLWVRKSYERACDESDFPRIEKMGSFRDAAREYKHLPDMVFLETELVPLALYQRFTKHFPIPKVTSLDKEVGMVRSVKSQFELSLLKKSGQIHAHVLEDSVPDMLSEGMSETEFAGKLYARLVDEGHHGIARFGMFNTEMLLGQIGFGENTLYPTYFDGPGGSRGICPAVPLLGDRNRKLKKGDLVFVDVGCGVGGYHTDKTMTYMFGSELPKEAIEHHHRCVEIQNSLASLLVPGNIPSEIYRTVMGGLEESFLQNFMGYKDRRVKFLGHGVGLQVDEVPVIAEGFDEPLIENMVFALEPKKGIPHVGMVGIENTFVVTKQGGICITGNNPGLIPVGY from the coding sequence ATGGAAAGCCGGGTACCAGCTCCTGAACTTCAGGACAGGATGAGACGGTTCAAAGACAGGATGAGCAACAAACACCCGGATTGGGAATTCGCAGTCATTTTCGGAAATGTGAACCTGTATTATTTTACCGGGACAATGCAGGACAGTATGCTTTGTATTCCCAGGGATGATGAGCCTGTTCTCTGGGTCAGAAAAAGTTATGAGCGGGCTTGTGATGAATCAGACTTTCCCAGAATAGAAAAAATGGGGAGTTTTCGTGATGCAGCACGAGAATACAAACATCTTCCGGATATGGTTTTTCTCGAAACCGAACTAGTTCCACTTGCATTATATCAACGGTTTACAAAACACTTTCCCATCCCGAAGGTCACATCACTTGATAAAGAGGTTGGGATGGTCAGATCGGTGAAAAGTCAATTTGAACTATCCCTGCTAAAAAAATCAGGACAGATCCATGCTCATGTTCTTGAAGATTCCGTTCCAGATATGCTATCTGAAGGCATGAGCGAGACAGAATTTGCGGGGAAATTGTATGCACGTCTTGTCGATGAAGGACATCACGGGATTGCCAGATTTGGTATGTTTAACACAGAGATGCTCCTCGGACAGATCGGATTTGGAGAAAATACACTCTACCCTACCTACTTTGATGGACCAGGGGGATCACGGGGTATTTGTCCGGCAGTCCCTCTTCTGGGTGATCGAAATAGAAAGTTAAAAAAAGGTGATCTTGTCTTTGTTGATGTCGGATGTGGGGTTGGAGGGTACCATACCGATAAGACCATGACATACATGTTTGGATCAGAACTGCCAAAAGAGGCGATAGAGCACCATCACCGATGTGTTGAGATACAAAATTCCCTGGCATCCCTTCTGGTCCCAGGCAATATTCCCTCTGAGATCTACCGGACTGTCATGGGTGGCCTGGAAGAATCATTTTTACAAAATTTCATGGGATATAAAGATCGAAGAGTAAAATTCCTCGGGCACGGAGTCGGTCTCCAGGTGGATGAAGTTCCAGTCATTGCCGAAGGGTTTGATGAACCGCTCATAGAAAACATGGTCTTTGCTCTTGAACCGAAAAAAGGAATACCCCATGTTGGAATGGTTGGAATTGAAAACACGTTTGTTGTTACAAAACAGGGGGGTATCTGTATCACCGGGAATAATCCGGGTCTTATCCCTGTCGGATATTAA
- a CDS encoding PAS domain S-box protein — MKDGGQQDLKKMNSVLLVALLLIILCFSVISVFLTFFILDTYQSFEINDMTSRMNHFSENLNNSIRNIERTVSDYSEWDDTALFSEGKFIDYPEQLLISDSFQAMNIDIAEFFNSSGHPIFLEDYSNHKSGKFLFRPELEAYFNASYPKYDTDVHDSKTRNYLIFHTNNLSGVLVSHLISYHTEPKKVSGYLVLGRYFNQTYLNELSVFLSQPVQLVDSSETDSIFPTSTIQNGQPSIAVHIENESTISGYLRVIDPISLEYTTFKITYPRSIYQEGFSALSSYLLLIIGLMGVFAILTVLGIRYYFRHADSSAKLAKERDYSYQKIIEEIEDAYFKTTPEGKIQFVSPSTAKMLGYSDASELVGRYIFEMYQNPDDRNKLSMLLFSKEELRDQPVVLKRKDGSLVFISANVHLIYDEQHNVIGIEGIAHDNTDNLLVKKATQENESFYRLIFESANIGLFQTNSQGGVLLVNPALASMLGFISPEEMREEITDLVQDLHLDPDEYAMLVNLLNIHGEVRNMEFSLKKTDGTPIWLNCNVVAIKDIYEKTATYFGTAIDISEKKIIELELIESRQKFQSLFYFSPVAIIVYTNRGEMVDLNSTAISLFGLSEHSIPESYPPFYLEYLTSSQTEDLEAGKVVSMDIKMDFSLLRSKFEVPATITGIGYFNMIITPVPNKESGEGWLFVLITDITKRKIAEIARNIAIGRLKEAEKIASLGHWDLDHRTNSLYWSESVYQIFEKSPFDFTPSYPSFLSLVHPGDRTMVDNAYWSHVNNHEPFDVVHRILLSDNRIKYVREVSKTDYYPDGTPQKSVGIIHDITSIKFSELALRESELKYRQMFANVSLGLVLFEFTPEGIPGLIIDANPKAEEMIHKSLNEILEMKGEIRSFIPFCDTIHISDLKVSSSDICAFESDLNRDDNKNLIVHVIMDIYRLADKVVGLAIIEDITEKRHYEEERVNLIAQIEKNLAELAILNDGIRNPLTIITMVANELENETLFSVLHQVQIIDELVSQLDKRWLESDKILRYLQKYHNVHYKKDIER, encoded by the coding sequence ATGAAAGATGGAGGGCAGCAGGATCTAAAAAAGATGAATTCCGTCCTGCTTGTGGCCTTACTTCTTATCATCCTTTGTTTCTCTGTTATATCTGTTTTTTTAACGTTTTTTATCCTGGATACGTATCAGTCATTTGAAATAAATGATATGACATCCCGAATGAATCATTTTTCTGAAAATTTGAATAATTCCATCAGAAATATTGAACGAACGGTTAGTGATTATTCGGAATGGGATGATACGGCTCTGTTCAGTGAAGGAAAATTTATTGATTATCCAGAGCAGTTATTAATTAGTGATTCATTTCAGGCAATGAACATTGACATTGCTGAATTCTTTAACTCATCTGGTCACCCTATATTTTTAGAAGATTATTCAAATCATAAATCTGGCAAATTCCTCTTTCGACCCGAGTTAGAGGCATATTTTAATGCTAGTTATCCAAAGTACGATACTGATGTACATGATTCAAAAACCAGGAATTACTTAATTTTTCATACGAATAACCTATCAGGTGTCCTGGTTTCACATCTTATTTCATATCATACAGAACCTAAAAAAGTCAGTGGGTATCTTGTTCTGGGACGATATTTTAACCAGACCTACCTGAATGAACTATCTGTTTTTTTAAGCCAGCCTGTTCAGCTTGTTGATTCATCTGAAACCGATTCTATTTTTCCAACATCTACAATTCAAAATGGTCAGCCTTCAATTGCCGTCCATATTGAGAATGAAAGTACAATTTCCGGATATCTAAGGGTCATTGATCCGATAAGCCTGGAATATACCACTTTTAAGATCACGTACCCGAGAAGCATCTATCAGGAAGGTTTCTCCGCTTTATCCTCGTATCTTCTGCTCATTATAGGACTCATGGGTGTTTTTGCTATCCTGACCGTTCTTGGAATCAGATATTATTTCCGTCATGCTGATTCTTCAGCAAAATTGGCAAAAGAAAGAGATTATTCTTATCAGAAAATAATTGAGGAGATTGAGGATGCCTATTTTAAGACAACTCCTGAAGGAAAAATTCAGTTTGTCAGCCCAAGTACAGCGAAAATGCTTGGATATTCAGATGCTTCAGAACTTGTCGGGCGATACATATTTGAAATGTACCAAAATCCTGATGATCGAAACAAACTGAGTATGCTCCTTTTTTCAAAAGAAGAGTTACGGGATCAGCCTGTGGTACTAAAGAGAAAAGACGGGTCATTGGTTTTTATCTCTGCAAATGTGCACCTGATCTATGATGAACAGCATAATGTCATTGGGATCGAAGGGATCGCTCATGATAATACAGATAATTTGCTTGTCAAAAAGGCTACACAGGAGAATGAATCATTTTATCGTCTGATATTTGAAAGTGCAAATATTGGCCTATTTCAGACCAACTCCCAAGGGGGTGTATTATTGGTCAATCCGGCTCTTGCCTCAATGCTTGGATTTATAAGTCCGGAGGAGATGAGAGAGGAGATAACAGATCTTGTCCAGGATCTGCATCTTGATCCAGATGAATATGCCATGTTAGTAAATCTCCTGAATATTCATGGTGAAGTCAGGAATATGGAGTTCTCTCTTAAAAAAACCGATGGCACACCTATCTGGCTGAATTGTAATGTTGTTGCTATTAAAGACATATATGAAAAAACAGCAACTTATTTCGGGACAGCTATTGACATCAGTGAAAAGAAGATCATCGAATTAGAATTAATCGAAAGCAGGCAGAAATTTCAAAGTCTTTTTTATTTCTCTCCGGTAGCGATTATTGTGTATACGAACAGGGGTGAGATGGTCGACCTAAACTCCACCGCTATCTCTCTGTTTGGTCTGTCAGAGCATAGTATCCCTGAATCCTATCCCCCGTTTTATCTTGAGTATCTCACATCATCACAAACTGAAGACTTGGAAGCAGGAAAAGTTGTGAGTATGGATATAAAAATGGATTTCTCTCTCCTGAGATCAAAATTTGAAGTCCCTGCAACAATAACCGGAATTGGATATTTCAACATGATAATTACTCCAGTTCCGAACAAGGAATCAGGAGAGGGGTGGTTATTTGTACTCATTACTGATATTACAAAAAGAAAAATTGCAGAGATTGCACGAAATATCGCGATAGGACGGCTAAAGGAAGCAGAAAAAATTGCAAGTCTTGGTCATTGGGATCTTGATCACCGGACCAATTCATTATACTGGTCTGAATCGGTATACCAGATATTTGAGAAGAGTCCATTCGATTTTACCCCTTCCTATCCATCCTTTTTATCATTGGTTCATCCGGGTGATCGGACCATGGTGGATAACGCATATTGGTCACATGTCAACAATCATGAACCCTTTGACGTTGTTCATCGGATTTTGCTCTCTGATAACCGGATAAAATATGTCCGAGAAGTAAGTAAGACAGATTATTATCCAGATGGAACTCCCCAAAAATCTGTGGGGATTATTCATGATATCACCAGCATCAAGTTCTCTGAGCTGGCACTTCGTGAAAGTGAGCTGAAATACCGGCAGATGTTTGCGAATGTTTCACTTGGACTGGTGCTCTTTGAATTTACTCCTGAAGGGATTCCTGGACTAATTATCGATGCAAATCCGAAAGCAGAAGAGATGATTCATAAATCGCTCAATGAAATTCTTGAGATGAAAGGAGAAATCCGATCCTTTATTCCATTCTGTGATACTATCCATATTTCAGACCTGAAAGTAAGTAGTTCAGACATTTGTGCATTTGAATCTGATTTAAACCGTGATGATAATAAAAACCTCATCGTTCATGTAATCATGGATATTTACCGGTTGGCAGACAAAGTAGTCGGCCTTGCAATTATTGAAGATATCACTGAAAAACGCCACTATGAAGAAGAAAGGGTAAATCTTATCGCTCAGATTGAAAAGAATCTTGCAGAACTTGCAATATTAAATGATGGCATCAGAAATCCGCTTACCATAATCACAATGGTAGCGAATGAATTAGAAAATGAGACATTATTCTCGGTCTTACATCAGGTACAGATTATAGATGAACTGGTCTCCCAACTGGACAAACGATGGCTGGAGTCAGATAAAATTCTTCGATATCTCCAGAAATATCATAATGTACATTACAAAAAAGATATTGAGCGTTAA
- the acs gene encoding acetate--CoA ligase: protein MAENFDVKLDAKTYIPDPSYLKNSALGDYKKAYEKFLSDPEGFWAEKAQELDWMKPWDTVRDWNWPNARWFCGGKINLSANCLDRHVKNGRRNKLAIIWKGERGKEEIYTYRQLYRAVMRFANALKKLGVQKGDRICLYMPLVPEHVIAMLACARIGAVHSIVYAGFGAEALHARIRDAEAKIVITADVGVRRGKFIPLRSIVDDAVKNSPSVEKIIVLSRERCPVELYSEMEVDYYAIQEGVSDECPPEEMDSEDPLFILYTSGTTGQPKGIVHTNGGYMVGAHYTCKYIFDMKENDVHWCTADPGWITGHSYIVYGPLSVGATVLITETTPDYPDPGIWWKLIEEFGVTIFYTAPTAIRMFMRIGEQWPDKYNLSSLRIIGSVGEPLNPEAFEWYYRVIGRNKCPVLDTWWQTETGMHMITTPLGEPMKPGFAGVPIPGVVADVVDKQGNPVPPRQGGLLVIKEPWPSMMRTVYKNEERYQQYWNQIKNWYTVGDLAVKDEDGYIMVLGRSDDIIIVSGHNLGTAEVESALVAHEAVAEAAVIGVPDDLKGQAVKAFVILRQGYEPSQKLVSELTYHVRMTIGPIAMPSGIEFMDKLPKTRSGKIMRRVLKAKEMGVDPGDISTLEE, encoded by the coding sequence ATGGCTGAAAATTTCGATGTAAAACTGGACGCAAAAACCTACATCCCTGATCCATCCTATCTGAAAAACTCAGCGCTTGGAGATTACAAGAAGGCGTATGAGAAATTTCTTTCAGATCCTGAAGGTTTCTGGGCAGAAAAAGCTCAGGAATTAGATTGGATGAAACCATGGGACACAGTCAGGGATTGGAACTGGCCAAATGCCCGATGGTTTTGTGGAGGAAAAATAAATCTCTCTGCAAATTGTCTGGATCGGCATGTAAAAAATGGCAGAAGAAATAAACTTGCCATCATCTGGAAAGGAGAACGGGGAAAAGAGGAGATCTACACCTACCGGCAGCTCTACCGGGCAGTAATGCGGTTTGCAAATGCCTTGAAAAAACTGGGCGTTCAAAAAGGAGACCGGATATGTCTGTATATGCCACTCGTTCCAGAACATGTCATAGCCATGCTTGCGTGTGCCCGTATCGGAGCTGTTCATTCCATCGTTTATGCCGGATTTGGAGCAGAAGCACTCCATGCACGAATCCGTGATGCTGAAGCAAAAATAGTCATAACTGCTGATGTGGGAGTTAGGCGGGGTAAATTTATCCCACTCCGGAGTATCGTGGATGATGCAGTCAAAAATTCACCATCCGTTGAAAAGATCATCGTTCTCAGCCGAGAGAGATGTCCTGTCGAGCTCTACTCAGAGATGGAGGTGGATTATTATGCCATCCAGGAAGGAGTCAGTGACGAGTGCCCTCCAGAAGAGATGGACAGCGAAGATCCATTATTTATCCTCTACACCAGCGGGACAACCGGTCAGCCAAAAGGGATCGTTCACACAAATGGAGGATACATGGTGGGAGCCCATTACACCTGTAAATACATCTTCGACATGAAAGAGAACGATGTGCACTGGTGTACTGCAGATCCAGGCTGGATCACAGGACATAGTTACATTGTCTACGGGCCACTGTCCGTCGGTGCAACGGTTCTCATCACAGAGACCACCCCGGATTACCCCGACCCAGGAATCTGGTGGAAACTAATCGAAGAGTTTGGTGTCACAATCTTCTATACTGCACCTACAGCAATCCGGATGTTTATGCGGATAGGCGAACAATGGCCAGATAAATACAACCTGAGCTCGCTTCGGATAATCGGCTCAGTCGGTGAACCGCTCAATCCGGAAGCTTTTGAGTGGTACTACCGGGTCATTGGCAGAAACAAGTGCCCGGTCCTGGATACCTGGTGGCAGACAGAAACCGGTATGCACATGATAACCACACCACTGGGTGAACCCATGAAACCAGGATTTGCCGGAGTTCCAATCCCTGGAGTTGTTGCAGATGTTGTTGACAAGCAGGGAAACCCGGTCCCACCCAGACAGGGAGGACTCCTTGTCATAAAAGAACCCTGGCCATCCATGATGAGAACCGTCTATAAGAATGAAGAACGGTACCAGCAATACTGGAACCAGATCAAAAACTGGTATACTGTCGGAGATCTTGCAGTGAAAGATGAAGACGGGTATATCATGGTCCTTGGCAGATCTGACGACATCATCATCGTCTCCGGACATAACCTTGGAACAGCAGAAGTGGAATCAGCACTGGTCGCCCATGAAGCAGTTGCAGAAGCTGCCGTAATCGGTGTGCCAGATGATCTGAAAGGACAGGCAGTAAAGGCATTTGTCATCCTTAGACAAGGGTATGAACCAAGCCAGAAACTGGTTTCAGAACTGACGTACCACGTGCGAATGACAATCGGTCCGATAGCCATGCCTTCCGGAATAGAGTTCATGGATAAATTACCAAAGACACGAAGCGGAAAGATCATGAGACGAGTATTAAAAGCAAAAGAGATGGGAGTAGATCCTGGAGACATATCAACTCTTGAGGAATAA
- a CDS encoding PAS domain-containing protein gives MTYPTVHTPIFVLYVDDEEFLHEPTKLFLEKFQDIILDTVKSGPEALELLEKKRYDAIVADYSMAGMDGIELLKRIRSSGNRIPFIIFTGRGREEVVIDALNSGADFYLQKGRDVKAQYTELHAKICQAVRQRRIEEELRLSEERLRLSLMATNQGLWDVDIKTGNISANEEYYHLFGYEPGEVDVSYDWWLSTVHPDDRTLMKQAYHDYLTGKNEAYSIEYRFRTKQGSWKWILSRGKIISYDGSGKPVRMIGTHIDISDQKNLIEQLQTSEKRFRLVLETLPIGLWLADEKGQLLFGNPAGQKIWAAHPQVGQDEYGIFKGWKLPDHEEIKPNEWALGYAVNEGKTTSEELLEIEAFDGSHKIIKNWAVPIRDSHDTIVGAFVINQDVTEERLATEALKKSEERFHLTMTAVNEGLWDWNIAKGKVYFSPQYYRMIGYEPNEFTAQYSSWEENIHPDDRKDTIHALNDAIAHKENGFHIRFRFRCKDGSYIWILGRGQVIERDLEGNPIRIVGTHTDITKQVAAEQKLIEKHEELLKSYKQLAQSEEELRQSEKERAMALEQVQKNFAEMSILNDGIRNPLTVIAAQVEIYCPKIADIVTIQIKEIDDLITQLDRRWIQSEKVINYIRKHHGIEYQ, from the coding sequence ATGACATATCCTACTGTACATACCCCGATTTTCGTTCTTTATGTTGATGATGAAGAATTTCTTCATGAACCAACGAAATTATTCCTTGAGAAGTTTCAGGATATTATCCTTGATACAGTAAAATCCGGACCAGAAGCTCTGGAGCTTTTAGAGAAAAAAAGATATGATGCCATTGTTGCCGATTATTCAATGGCCGGGATGGATGGAATAGAGCTCTTAAAGAGGATTCGTTCTTCAGGAAACCGGATACCATTTATTATCTTCACCGGAAGAGGAAGAGAAGAAGTTGTTATTGATGCCCTCAACTCCGGGGCTGATTTTTACCTGCAAAAAGGCCGTGACGTAAAGGCTCAATATACAGAACTCCATGCCAAAATATGTCAGGCTGTTCGGCAGAGACGAATAGAAGAAGAATTACGATTAAGTGAAGAACGACTTCGGCTCTCGCTCATGGCAACAAACCAGGGACTATGGGATGTTGATATTAAGACCGGTAATATTTCAGCAAATGAAGAGTACTACCATCTGTTCGGATACGAACCCGGAGAAGTTGACGTATCATATGACTGGTGGCTTTCCACGGTGCACCCCGATGACAGGACGTTAATGAAGCAGGCTTACCATGATTATCTTACTGGGAAAAACGAAGCATACTCAATAGAATACCGTTTTCGCACAAAACAGGGTTCATGGAAATGGATTCTTTCCAGAGGAAAAATTATCTCCTATGATGGAAGCGGCAAACCTGTCCGGATGATAGGAACCCATATCGATATTTCAGACCAAAAAAACCTGATTGAGCAGTTACAAACCAGTGAAAAACGGTTCAGACTTGTTCTTGAGACACTCCCTATCGGCTTATGGCTCGCTGATGAAAAAGGGCAACTTTTGTTTGGAAATCCTGCAGGTCAGAAGATATGGGCTGCTCATCCCCAGGTTGGACAAGACGAATATGGCATCTTTAAAGGCTGGAAACTACCAGACCATGAGGAGATCAAACCAAATGAATGGGCGTTAGGCTATGCAGTGAATGAAGGGAAAACAACGAGTGAAGAATTATTAGAGATAGAAGCATTTGATGGATCCCATAAAATCATTAAAAACTGGGCAGTTCCAATCAGGGATTCTCATGATACCATCGTTGGTGCATTTGTTATTAACCAGGATGTAACAGAGGAGCGGCTTGCAACCGAAGCACTCAAAAAGAGTGAAGAGCGGTTCCATCTGACCATGACGGCGGTCAACGAAGGATTATGGGACTGGAATATCGCGAAAGGAAAAGTATACTTTTCACCCCAGTATTACCGGATGATTGGGTACGAACCAAATGAATTCACCGCTCAATATTCAAGTTGGGAAGAGAATATTCATCCGGACGATCGGAAAGATACAATTCATGCTCTCAATGATGCAATAGCTCATAAGGAAAACGGATTTCATATAAGATTCAGATTCAGGTGTAAAGATGGTTCGTACATCTGGATATTAGGAAGAGGGCAGGTTATCGAACGGGATTTGGAAGGAAATCCTATTCGGATAGTCGGAACTCACACAGACATCACCAAGCAGGTGGCAGCTGAACAGAAACTTATTGAAAAACATGAGGAACTTCTCAAATCCTATAAACAGCTGGCTCAGTCTGAAGAAGAACTCAGACAATCAGAAAAGGAACGGGCCATGGCACTTGAGCAGGTTCAGAAGAACTTTGCGGAGATGTCTATATTAAATGACGGGATTAGAAATCCGCTCACGGTTATTGCAGCACAGGTTGAAATATACTGCCCGAAAATTGCGGATATTGTCACCATTCAAATAAAAGAGATAGATGATCTGATAACCCAACTGGATCGCCGGTGGATTCAGTCAGAAAAAGTTATTAATTATATTAGAAAACATCATGGGATCGAATACCAATAA
- a CDS encoding DUF5591 domain-containing protein, producing the protein MERSVSDDLDESKENVLTDPPFYLPEFEESYRYIIDDYDVPPRDIAIFIPCAVRKPYSSSPSHRIMRKIIDDVLSPEQYHIVIFGTCGILPSELETMYPYAHYHYMLGKVKDQKIQEDFLRIETDRVAGYLKKTRDVYKRRIAYCIGPFRKAFIQGSERAGVQIDLILPSKDIIDKIMELDCPFQEGSLNMEEYLEEFHSGLMQIRDMK; encoded by the coding sequence ATGGAACGTTCGGTATCAGATGACCTGGATGAATCAAAAGAAAATGTTTTGACTGATCCACCTTTTTATCTCCCGGAATTTGAAGAATCATACCGGTATATCATCGATGATTATGATGTTCCTCCCCGGGACATTGCAATATTTATCCCCTGTGCTGTACGAAAACCATATAGCTCAAGTCCAAGTCATCGGATAATGAGAAAGATAATAGATGATGTCCTCAGTCCAGAGCAGTATCATATCGTAATTTTTGGAACCTGTGGCATTCTTCCCTCAGAGCTGGAGACGATGTATCCGTATGCACATTATCACTACATGCTTGGGAAAGTAAAAGACCAGAAAATTCAGGAAGATTTTCTCAGAATAGAAACCGACCGTGTTGCCGGATATCTTAAAAAAACCAGGGATGTCTATAAACGGCGGATTGCATATTGTATAGGTCCGTTTCGAAAAGCGTTTATTCAAGGATCGGAACGGGCAGGAGTTCAGATTGATCTCATCCTCCCAAGTAAGGATATTATTGATAAAATTATGGAACTTGATTGTCCGTTTCAGGAAGGAAGTCTCAATATGGAAGAGTACCTGGAAGAGTTCCATTCCGGTCTGATGCAGATCCGTGATATGAAATGA
- a CDS encoding cache domain-containing protein — translation MMGLILMNVCLLQSSADLPNQTPNTSVQSLSENKSLEDTGRITLDEPVAEMVAFVEEAVTYARDNKKEDVLAEFSNRNGSFFRGNLYIYAYDFDGITIAHPLQTELIGKSRLEELDAGNEYFIRNLRDTALNGSGFVVFHYVNPAHNNSVEKKLGFVKAVDNTWWLGSGIYGENVTLPKEVLSHTTC, via the coding sequence ATGATGGGTCTCATTCTAATGAATGTTTGTTTATTACAATCATCAGCAGATCTCCCCAACCAAACGCCCAATACGTCAGTTCAATCACTATCAGAAAATAAGTCTCTTGAGGATACTGGAAGAATTACTCTTGATGAACCAGTTGCAGAAATGGTTGCATTTGTCGAAGAAGCAGTTACATATGCACGTGATAATAAAAAGGAAGATGTCCTTGCTGAATTTAGTAACCGGAATGGTTCATTCTTCAGAGGAAATCTCTACATCTATGCCTATGATTTTGACGGAATCACCATTGCCCACCCCCTCCAAACCGAATTAATCGGAAAAAGCAGACTGGAAGAACTTGATGCAGGAAATGAGTATTTTATAAGAAATCTCCGGGATACTGCCTTGAATGGATCAGGATTTGTCGTTTTTCATTATGTGAATCCAGCACACAACAACTCCGTTGAAAAGAAACTTGGATTTGTTAAAGCAGTGGATAATACCTGGTGGCTCGGCTCAGGGATATATGGTGAGAATGTCACCCTTCCGAAAGAGGTGCTTTCACATACCACTTGCTAA
- a CDS encoding ABC transporter substrate-binding protein, producing the protein MKRFGIFFIYVILGALLLGLPCCAEEAAKTRTLTDMAGNVVEIPENIERVAFFGGPIGQVPYILGVQDTIVATSIGSKNSQLLNIMDDNLKNIPAARQTNGIINIEELIKSEPQFVLAGDVDGAIVEKQTTIPVVYFFENSEGTAEQTKAEVAFIGSIYGKDDRAQKYANYLDSMLSLVKSRIGDIPLSEQKVLFNGYDANHLITYGGDSYMQERIEAAGLKNAAQEVNTSGVRPGIHAGLDEISMEQVLKWNPDILVIDTGSPEDVYNDPKWASVKAVQNRQVYRLPNGVFVWNRPTAESAVLHPLWMAKIAYPERFNDIDMHDEVKKFYQEIFSYELTDEQVDKILSGEFASAISAGKGQTNQTNMGNK; encoded by the coding sequence ATGAAACGATTTGGAATATTTTTCATATACGTAATTCTTGGAGCATTACTCCTTGGATTGCCATGCTGTGCAGAAGAGGCCGCAAAAACACGAACCCTTACCGACATGGCAGGTAATGTTGTAGAGATACCTGAAAACATTGAGCGGGTTGCATTTTTTGGTGGACCAATCGGTCAGGTCCCCTATATCCTTGGAGTCCAGGATACCATTGTTGCAACATCCATCGGAAGCAAGAATTCTCAGCTTCTGAATATTATGGATGATAACCTGAAGAATATCCCCGCAGCACGACAGACAAACGGGATCATCAATATTGAGGAGTTAATTAAATCAGAACCACAGTTTGTTCTTGCCGGTGATGTTGATGGTGCAATCGTTGAAAAACAGACCACAATTCCGGTAGTATACTTCTTTGAGAACTCTGAAGGTACCGCAGAACAGACAAAAGCAGAAGTCGCTTTTATCGGTTCAATCTATGGAAAAGATGATCGGGCACAGAAATATGCTAACTATCTTGACTCTATGCTGTCACTGGTAAAATCCCGTATCGGGGACATTCCACTTTCTGAACAGAAGGTTCTTTTCAACGGATATGATGCAAATCACCTCATCACCTATGGTGGGGACAGTTACATGCAGGAACGTATCGAAGCCGCCGGTCTGAAGAATGCAGCACAGGAAGTGAATACCTCTGGTGTCAGACCAGGAATTCATGCAGGCCTTGATGAAATTTCCATGGAACAGGTCCTGAAGTGGAACCCTGACATTCTTGTAATCGATACCGGATCCCCTGAAGATGTATACAATGATCCAAAGTGGGCCAGTGTTAAGGCAGTTCAGAACCGTCAGGTATACCGGCTTCCAAATGGTGTGTTTGTGTGGAACCGCCCGACTGCAGAATCAGCAGTGCTCCATCCACTATGGATGGCTAAGATAGCATACCCAGAGAGATTTAATGACATTGACATGCATGATGAAGTCAAAAAATTCTACCAGGAGATCTTCTCTTATGAATTAACCGACGAGCAGGTCGATAAGATCCTCTCTGGTGAATTTGCATCTGCAATCAGTGCAGGAAAAGGACAGACAAACCAGACGAACATGGGAAATAAGTAA